Proteins encoded together in one Bos indicus isolate NIAB-ARS_2022 breed Sahiwal x Tharparkar chromosome 3, NIAB-ARS_B.indTharparkar_mat_pri_1.0, whole genome shotgun sequence window:
- the AGO1 gene encoding protein argonaute-1 isoform X1: MEAGPSGAAAGAYLPPLQQVFQAPRRPGIGTVGKPIKLLANYFEVDIPKIDVYHYEVDIKPDKCPRRVNREVVEYMVQHFKPQIFGDRKPVYDGKKNIYTVTALPIGNERVDFEVTIPGEGKDRIFKVSIKWLAIVSWRMLHEALVSGQIPVPLESVQALDVAMRHLASMRYTPVGRSFFSPPEGYYHPLGGGREVWFGFHQSVRPAMWKMMLNIDVSATAFYKAQPVIEFMCEVLDIRNIDEQPKALTDSQRVRFTKEIKGLKVEVTHCGQMKRKYRVCNVTRRPASHQTFPLQLESGQTVECTVAQYFKQKYNLQLKYPHLPCLQVGQEQKHTYLPLEVCNIVAGQRCIKKLTDNQTSTMIKATARSAPDRQEEISRLMKNASYNLDPYIQEFGIKVKDDMTEVTGRVLPAPILQYGGRVSRNRAIATPNQGVWDMRGKQFYNGIEIKVWAIACFAPQKQCREEVLKNFTDQLRKISKDAGMPIQGQPCFCKYAQGADSVEPMFRHLKNTYSGLQLIIVILPGKTPVYAEVKRVGDTLLGMATQCVQVKNVVKTSPQTLSNLCLKINVKLGGINNILVPHQRSAVFQQPVIFLGADVTHPPAGDGKKPSITAVVGSMDAHPSRYCATVRVQRPRQEIIEDLSYMVRELLIQFYKSTRFKPTRIIFYRDGVPEGQLPQILHYELLAIRDACIKLEKDYQPGITYIVVQKRHHTRLFCADKNERIGKSGNIPAGTTVDTNITHPFEFDFYLCSHAGIQGTSRPSHYYVLWDDNRFTADELQILTYQLCHTYVRCTRSVSIPAPAYYARLVAFRARYHLVDKEHDSGEGSHISGQSNGRDPQALAKAVQVHQDTLRTMYFA; encoded by the exons GGAAGTGGTGGAATACATGGTCCAGCATTTCAAGCCTCAGATATTTGGTGACCGCAAGCCCGTGTATGATGGAAAGAAGAACATTTACACTGTCACAGCACTGCCCATTGGCAATGAACGG GTTGACTTTGAGGTGAcaatccctggggaagggaaggatcGAATCTTCAAGGTCTCCATCAAGTGGCTGGCCATTGTGAGCTGGCGCATGCTGCATGAAGCCTTGGTCAGTGGCCAGATCCCTGTTCCCCTGGAGTCTGTACAAGCCCTGGATGTAGCCATGAGGCACCTGGCATCCATGAG GTACACCCCTGTGGGCCGCTCCTTCTTCTCACCGCCTGAGGGCTACTACCACCCGCTGGGGGGTGGGCGCGAGGTCTGGTTCGGCTTTCACCAGTCTGTGCGCCCTGCCATGTGGAAGATGATGCTCAACATTGATG TCTCAGCCACTGCCTTCTACAAGGCACAGCCAGTGATTGAGTTCATGTGTGAGGTGCTCGACATCAGGAACATAGATGAGCAGCCCAAAGCCCTCACGGACTCTCAGCGTGTGCGCTTCACCAAGGAGATCAAGG GCCTGAAGGTGGAAGTGACCCACTGTGGACAGATGAAGAGGAAATACCGCGTGTGTAATGTTACCCGCCGCCCTGCCAGCCATCAGAC GTTTCCTCTGCAGCTGGAGAGTGGacagactgtggagtgcacagTGGCCCAGTATTTCAAGCAGAAATATAACCTGCAGCTCAAGTATCCCCACCTGCCTTGCCTGCAAGTTGGCCAGGAACAAAAGCATACCTACCTGCCCCTAGAG GTCTGTAACATTGTGGCTGGGCAGCGCTGCATTAAGAAGCTGACTGACAACCAGACTTCAACCATGATAAAGGCTACAGCTAGATCGGCCCCAGACAGACAAGAGGAGATTAGCCGCCTG ATGAAGAATGCCAGCTACAACCTAGATCCGTACATCCAGGAATTTGGGATCAAGGTGAAGGATGACATGACGGAGGTGACAGGACGAGTGCTGCCGGCGCCCATCTTGCAGTATGGCGGCCGGGTGAGCAGG AACCGGGCCATTGCCACACCCAATCAGGGTGTCTGGGACATGCGGGGGAAACAGTTCTACAATGGCATTGAGATCAAAGTCTGGGCCATCGCCTGCTTCGCACCCCAAAAACAGTGTCGAGAAGAAGTGCTCAA GAACTTCACGGACCAGCTGCGGAAGATTTCCAAGGACGCAGGGATGCCCATCCAGGGCCAGCCTTGCTTCTGCAAATACGCACAGGGGGCAGACAGTGTGGAGCCCATGTTCCGGCATCTCAAGAACACCTACTCAGGGCTGCAGCTCATTATCGTCATCCTGCCCGGGAAGACGCCAGTGTATG CTGAAGTGAAACGTGTTGGAGATACTCTGTTGGGAATGGCTACACAGTGTGTGCAAGTGAAGAACGTGGTCAAGACCTCGCCTCAGACTCTGTCTAACCTTTGCCTGAAGATCAATGTCAAACTTGGTGGCATTAACAACATCCTAGTCCCACACCAGCG CTCTGCAGTCTTTCAACAACCAGTGATATTCCTGGGAGCAGATGTTACACACCCACCAGCAGGGGATGGGAAAAAACCCTCTATCACAGCA GTGGTAGGCAGCATGGATGCCCACCCCAGCCGTTACTGTGCTACTGTGCGGGTACAGCGACCACGGCAGGAGATCATTGAAGACTTATCCTACATGGTACGTGAGCTGCTCATCCAGTTCTACAAGTCCACGCGCTTCAAGCCTACCCGCATCATCTTCTACCGAGATGGGGTTCCTGAAGGCCAGCTTCCCCAG ATCCTCCACTATGAGCTGCTGGCCATTCGTGATGCCTGCATCAAACTGGAAAAGGACTACCAGCCCGGAATCACTTATATTGTGGTGCAGAAACGCCATCACACCCGCCTTTTTTGTGCTGACAAGAATGAGCGA ATTGGGAAGAGTGGTAACATCCCAGCTGGGACCACTGTGGACACCAACATCACCCACCCATTTGAGTTTGACTTCTATCTGTGCAGCCACGCAGGCATCCAG GGCACCAGCCGACCATCCCATTACTATGTCCTTTGGGATGACAACCGTTTCACAGCGGATGAGCTCCAGATCTTGACGTACCAGCTGTGCCACACTTACGTACGATGCACACGCTCCGTCTCAATTCCAGCACCTGCCTACTATGCCCGCTTGGTGGCTTTCCGGGCACGATACCACCTAGTGGACAAAGAGCATGACAG tggaGAGGGGAGCCACATATCGGGGCAGAGCAATGGGCGGGACCCCCAGGCCCTGGCCAAAGCCGTGCAGGTTCACCAGGATACTCTGCGCACCATGTACTTCGCTTGA
- the AGO1 gene encoding protein argonaute-1 isoform X2, whose product MEAGPSGAAAGAYLPPLQQVFQAPRRPGIGTVGKPIKLLANYFEVDIPKIDVYHYEVDIKPDKCPRRVNREVVEYMVQHFKPQIFGDRKPVYDGKKNIYTVTALPIGNERVDFEVTIPGEGKDRIFKVSIKWLAIVSWRMLHEALVSGQIPVPLESVQALDVAMRHLASMRYTPVGRSFFSPPEGYYHPLGGGREVWFGFHQSVRPAMWKMMLNIDVSATAFYKAQPVIEFMCEVLDIRNIDEQPKALTDSQRVRFTKEIKGLKVEVTHCGQMKRKYRVCNVTRRPASHQTFPLQLESGQTVECTVAQYFKQKYNLQLKYPHLPCLQVGQEQKHTYLPLEVCNIVAGQRCIKKLTDNQTSTMIKATARSAPDRQEEISRLMKNASYNLDPYIQEFGIKVKDDMTEVTGRVLPAPILQYGGRNRAIATPNQGVWDMRGKQFYNGIEIKVWAIACFAPQKQCREEVLKNFTDQLRKISKDAGMPIQGQPCFCKYAQGADSVEPMFRHLKNTYSGLQLIIVILPGKTPVYAEVKRVGDTLLGMATQCVQVKNVVKTSPQTLSNLCLKINVKLGGINNILVPHQRSAVFQQPVIFLGADVTHPPAGDGKKPSITAVVGSMDAHPSRYCATVRVQRPRQEIIEDLSYMVRELLIQFYKSTRFKPTRIIFYRDGVPEGQLPQILHYELLAIRDACIKLEKDYQPGITYIVVQKRHHTRLFCADKNERIGKSGNIPAGTTVDTNITHPFEFDFYLCSHAGIQGTSRPSHYYVLWDDNRFTADELQILTYQLCHTYVRCTRSVSIPAPAYYARLVAFRARYHLVDKEHDSGEGSHISGQSNGRDPQALAKAVQVHQDTLRTMYFA is encoded by the exons GGAAGTGGTGGAATACATGGTCCAGCATTTCAAGCCTCAGATATTTGGTGACCGCAAGCCCGTGTATGATGGAAAGAAGAACATTTACACTGTCACAGCACTGCCCATTGGCAATGAACGG GTTGACTTTGAGGTGAcaatccctggggaagggaaggatcGAATCTTCAAGGTCTCCATCAAGTGGCTGGCCATTGTGAGCTGGCGCATGCTGCATGAAGCCTTGGTCAGTGGCCAGATCCCTGTTCCCCTGGAGTCTGTACAAGCCCTGGATGTAGCCATGAGGCACCTGGCATCCATGAG GTACACCCCTGTGGGCCGCTCCTTCTTCTCACCGCCTGAGGGCTACTACCACCCGCTGGGGGGTGGGCGCGAGGTCTGGTTCGGCTTTCACCAGTCTGTGCGCCCTGCCATGTGGAAGATGATGCTCAACATTGATG TCTCAGCCACTGCCTTCTACAAGGCACAGCCAGTGATTGAGTTCATGTGTGAGGTGCTCGACATCAGGAACATAGATGAGCAGCCCAAAGCCCTCACGGACTCTCAGCGTGTGCGCTTCACCAAGGAGATCAAGG GCCTGAAGGTGGAAGTGACCCACTGTGGACAGATGAAGAGGAAATACCGCGTGTGTAATGTTACCCGCCGCCCTGCCAGCCATCAGAC GTTTCCTCTGCAGCTGGAGAGTGGacagactgtggagtgcacagTGGCCCAGTATTTCAAGCAGAAATATAACCTGCAGCTCAAGTATCCCCACCTGCCTTGCCTGCAAGTTGGCCAGGAACAAAAGCATACCTACCTGCCCCTAGAG GTCTGTAACATTGTGGCTGGGCAGCGCTGCATTAAGAAGCTGACTGACAACCAGACTTCAACCATGATAAAGGCTACAGCTAGATCGGCCCCAGACAGACAAGAGGAGATTAGCCGCCTG ATGAAGAATGCCAGCTACAACCTAGATCCGTACATCCAGGAATTTGGGATCAAGGTGAAGGATGACATGACGGAGGTGACAGGACGAGTGCTGCCGGCGCCCATCTTGCAGTATGGCGGCCGG AACCGGGCCATTGCCACACCCAATCAGGGTGTCTGGGACATGCGGGGGAAACAGTTCTACAATGGCATTGAGATCAAAGTCTGGGCCATCGCCTGCTTCGCACCCCAAAAACAGTGTCGAGAAGAAGTGCTCAA GAACTTCACGGACCAGCTGCGGAAGATTTCCAAGGACGCAGGGATGCCCATCCAGGGCCAGCCTTGCTTCTGCAAATACGCACAGGGGGCAGACAGTGTGGAGCCCATGTTCCGGCATCTCAAGAACACCTACTCAGGGCTGCAGCTCATTATCGTCATCCTGCCCGGGAAGACGCCAGTGTATG CTGAAGTGAAACGTGTTGGAGATACTCTGTTGGGAATGGCTACACAGTGTGTGCAAGTGAAGAACGTGGTCAAGACCTCGCCTCAGACTCTGTCTAACCTTTGCCTGAAGATCAATGTCAAACTTGGTGGCATTAACAACATCCTAGTCCCACACCAGCG CTCTGCAGTCTTTCAACAACCAGTGATATTCCTGGGAGCAGATGTTACACACCCACCAGCAGGGGATGGGAAAAAACCCTCTATCACAGCA GTGGTAGGCAGCATGGATGCCCACCCCAGCCGTTACTGTGCTACTGTGCGGGTACAGCGACCACGGCAGGAGATCATTGAAGACTTATCCTACATGGTACGTGAGCTGCTCATCCAGTTCTACAAGTCCACGCGCTTCAAGCCTACCCGCATCATCTTCTACCGAGATGGGGTTCCTGAAGGCCAGCTTCCCCAG ATCCTCCACTATGAGCTGCTGGCCATTCGTGATGCCTGCATCAAACTGGAAAAGGACTACCAGCCCGGAATCACTTATATTGTGGTGCAGAAACGCCATCACACCCGCCTTTTTTGTGCTGACAAGAATGAGCGA ATTGGGAAGAGTGGTAACATCCCAGCTGGGACCACTGTGGACACCAACATCACCCACCCATTTGAGTTTGACTTCTATCTGTGCAGCCACGCAGGCATCCAG GGCACCAGCCGACCATCCCATTACTATGTCCTTTGGGATGACAACCGTTTCACAGCGGATGAGCTCCAGATCTTGACGTACCAGCTGTGCCACACTTACGTACGATGCACACGCTCCGTCTCAATTCCAGCACCTGCCTACTATGCCCGCTTGGTGGCTTTCCGGGCACGATACCACCTAGTGGACAAAGAGCATGACAG tggaGAGGGGAGCCACATATCGGGGCAGAGCAATGGGCGGGACCCCCAGGCCCTGGCCAAAGCCGTGCAGGTTCACCAGGATACTCTGCGCACCATGTACTTCGCTTGA
- the AGO1 gene encoding protein argonaute-1 isoform X3 yields the protein MPHRVGACARGTSSLPVPARYTPVGRSFFSPPEGYYHPLGGGREVWFGFHQSVRPAMWKMMLNIDVSATAFYKAQPVIEFMCEVLDIRNIDEQPKALTDSQRVRFTKEIKGLKVEVTHCGQMKRKYRVCNVTRRPASHQTFPLQLESGQTVECTVAQYFKQKYNLQLKYPHLPCLQVGQEQKHTYLPLEVCNIVAGQRCIKKLTDNQTSTMIKATARSAPDRQEEISRLMKNASYNLDPYIQEFGIKVKDDMTEVTGRVLPAPILQYGGRVSRNRAIATPNQGVWDMRGKQFYNGIEIKVWAIACFAPQKQCREEVLKNFTDQLRKISKDAGMPIQGQPCFCKYAQGADSVEPMFRHLKNTYSGLQLIIVILPGKTPVYAEVKRVGDTLLGMATQCVQVKNVVKTSPQTLSNLCLKINVKLGGINNILVPHQRSAVFQQPVIFLGADVTHPPAGDGKKPSITAVVGSMDAHPSRYCATVRVQRPRQEIIEDLSYMVRELLIQFYKSTRFKPTRIIFYRDGVPEGQLPQILHYELLAIRDACIKLEKDYQPGITYIVVQKRHHTRLFCADKNERIGKSGNIPAGTTVDTNITHPFEFDFYLCSHAGIQGTSRPSHYYVLWDDNRFTADELQILTYQLCHTYVRCTRSVSIPAPAYYARLVAFRARYHLVDKEHDSGEGSHISGQSNGRDPQALAKAVQVHQDTLRTMYFA from the exons ATGCCTCACAGGGTGGGGGCCTGTGCCCGAGGGACCAGTTCTCTGCCTGTCCCTGCCAGGTACACCCCTGTGGGCCGCTCCTTCTTCTCACCGCCTGAGGGCTACTACCACCCGCTGGGGGGTGGGCGCGAGGTCTGGTTCGGCTTTCACCAGTCTGTGCGCCCTGCCATGTGGAAGATGATGCTCAACATTGATG TCTCAGCCACTGCCTTCTACAAGGCACAGCCAGTGATTGAGTTCATGTGTGAGGTGCTCGACATCAGGAACATAGATGAGCAGCCCAAAGCCCTCACGGACTCTCAGCGTGTGCGCTTCACCAAGGAGATCAAGG GCCTGAAGGTGGAAGTGACCCACTGTGGACAGATGAAGAGGAAATACCGCGTGTGTAATGTTACCCGCCGCCCTGCCAGCCATCAGAC GTTTCCTCTGCAGCTGGAGAGTGGacagactgtggagtgcacagTGGCCCAGTATTTCAAGCAGAAATATAACCTGCAGCTCAAGTATCCCCACCTGCCTTGCCTGCAAGTTGGCCAGGAACAAAAGCATACCTACCTGCCCCTAGAG GTCTGTAACATTGTGGCTGGGCAGCGCTGCATTAAGAAGCTGACTGACAACCAGACTTCAACCATGATAAAGGCTACAGCTAGATCGGCCCCAGACAGACAAGAGGAGATTAGCCGCCTG ATGAAGAATGCCAGCTACAACCTAGATCCGTACATCCAGGAATTTGGGATCAAGGTGAAGGATGACATGACGGAGGTGACAGGACGAGTGCTGCCGGCGCCCATCTTGCAGTATGGCGGCCGGGTGAGCAGG AACCGGGCCATTGCCACACCCAATCAGGGTGTCTGGGACATGCGGGGGAAACAGTTCTACAATGGCATTGAGATCAAAGTCTGGGCCATCGCCTGCTTCGCACCCCAAAAACAGTGTCGAGAAGAAGTGCTCAA GAACTTCACGGACCAGCTGCGGAAGATTTCCAAGGACGCAGGGATGCCCATCCAGGGCCAGCCTTGCTTCTGCAAATACGCACAGGGGGCAGACAGTGTGGAGCCCATGTTCCGGCATCTCAAGAACACCTACTCAGGGCTGCAGCTCATTATCGTCATCCTGCCCGGGAAGACGCCAGTGTATG CTGAAGTGAAACGTGTTGGAGATACTCTGTTGGGAATGGCTACACAGTGTGTGCAAGTGAAGAACGTGGTCAAGACCTCGCCTCAGACTCTGTCTAACCTTTGCCTGAAGATCAATGTCAAACTTGGTGGCATTAACAACATCCTAGTCCCACACCAGCG CTCTGCAGTCTTTCAACAACCAGTGATATTCCTGGGAGCAGATGTTACACACCCACCAGCAGGGGATGGGAAAAAACCCTCTATCACAGCA GTGGTAGGCAGCATGGATGCCCACCCCAGCCGTTACTGTGCTACTGTGCGGGTACAGCGACCACGGCAGGAGATCATTGAAGACTTATCCTACATGGTACGTGAGCTGCTCATCCAGTTCTACAAGTCCACGCGCTTCAAGCCTACCCGCATCATCTTCTACCGAGATGGGGTTCCTGAAGGCCAGCTTCCCCAG ATCCTCCACTATGAGCTGCTGGCCATTCGTGATGCCTGCATCAAACTGGAAAAGGACTACCAGCCCGGAATCACTTATATTGTGGTGCAGAAACGCCATCACACCCGCCTTTTTTGTGCTGACAAGAATGAGCGA ATTGGGAAGAGTGGTAACATCCCAGCTGGGACCACTGTGGACACCAACATCACCCACCCATTTGAGTTTGACTTCTATCTGTGCAGCCACGCAGGCATCCAG GGCACCAGCCGACCATCCCATTACTATGTCCTTTGGGATGACAACCGTTTCACAGCGGATGAGCTCCAGATCTTGACGTACCAGCTGTGCCACACTTACGTACGATGCACACGCTCCGTCTCAATTCCAGCACCTGCCTACTATGCCCGCTTGGTGGCTTTCCGGGCACGATACCACCTAGTGGACAAAGAGCATGACAG tggaGAGGGGAGCCACATATCGGGGCAGAGCAATGGGCGGGACCCCCAGGCCCTGGCCAAAGCCGTGCAGGTTCACCAGGATACTCTGCGCACCATGTACTTCGCTTGA